In Truepera sp., the sequence AGTGTGAGTCATGAGCACTCTTTCCGTCGCAAAGGATCGAGGCCACGGCGCTGGGAGGTTCCACGCCTCAGCGTACTCGCCGGGCGGCCGGTCGCCATGGGTCCTTTGCGGACAGGGAGGCGCGCGAGAACGAGCCCGTCAGCGTGTGCGCGCACAGGGCGCACACAAAGCGAGCGAGCGGCCACCCTGGAGGATAGTCCGCTCACTCGAGTTTCCCGTACAGGACGGGGATGAACTGTCTGGCTCGGCGGGTAGGATTTGAACCTACGACCAATCGGTTAACAGCCGATCGCTCTGCCGCTGAGCTACCGCCGAACACGCGCTCCGGCGCCTAGGCAGTCGAAGCGAAGCGTAGTGTACCAGAGGGGGTGGGGGTTGGCAACAAGCGTCTGGCACGCTTCCCGATGAGTTCGAGAGGGCGCGACGCGCGCCAGGCCCGCCCTTGGTTCATTCCGGCTTCCCTGACAATAGGCTCCGCTTGCGCCGCTCGAACTCGTCCTCGTCGATCTCGCCGCGTGCGTAGCGGTCACGAAGGATGGCGAGCGCGGAATCCTGCGACGGGGTGCTGCGCTGATCGCCGCCGCTGCGGGGGAAGAGCCTCCCGGCTCCCACCTCACGAACGACCCAGATGATCGCGAGGATGCCGAGGATCCAGAGGATGATCATCCCGAAGCCCCCAGCGCCCATACCCCAACCCCAACCGTGGTACCCCATCATCGGGCGCCTCCGGTACTCGTCCGCTGCTGCATGCTGGACTGACTAAAGTTCTTCATGAAGAACTCCTTCCGGCACCACTTACGGGTGCATGAGGAAAGAGTAGTGGCTTGGTGCTAAGCGCGAATAAAGGCAGGGTAAAGCTGACTCAGGCCAGAGGTGGTCGGTCGCTCGCCACGAGCGTCAGCCGCCCGAGATGCGCGCCTGTGTGGCTCGCTGTTGGGGCTGCCACCACTCCTTGATGTAGGCCAGCACGGCGGTGATCTGCTCGTCGCTCCAATCCGGGCCGATGGCGGGCATGACCATGCCTCCCTGGCGGATCAGGCCGGCGATCTGGCTGTCGGGATGGTGCCAGGCGTGCATGCTGCCGTTCAAGGCGGGGACGCCGGCACGTGCGTCGCCGGCGCCCGTGACGCCGTGGCACGTCGCACAGTTCGCTTGGAAGGCCTGCTCCCCCAGCGCAACCTGCTCGGCCGAGTAGGTGGGGTACGTGGGCGGTGAGGCGCCACCCGCACCGAATTGGGAGTAGATCGCGATAGCGGCGACGCCGCCCACGCCCAGCACCAGGGCAAGGGTCATCCAGCGCGGGGCACCGCGCTTCTTAGGCTTTCGTGCCAACTTGGGCCACCTCGTTTCGTAGAGTTGGAGACCGGCGGGACCGGCTCGTTCGACCACCAACGACGCACCCGGCGAGGTGTTCTCGGCCGAATGACGGGAGAGCGCGGAGCTCCTCGGCATGTTCGGCGCTGTCCATGAACGGCGGATAACGCCCGTGTAAGGTTCCTGTAAAGCGTCCGGTGATGTGGCGGGGCCAATGCCGCGCGGCCAGTGGGCGCAAGCGGCTACCTCGGCCCTGGCTCCATCGGAAGCGTGAACCAGAAGCTGCTGCCCTGCCCGACGCGGCTGCTGACCCCGATCTCCCCACCCTGACGCTCGACGAACTGCTTGGCCAGCGTGAGGCCGATGCCGCTGCCACCGCCTTCCTGCTGGGCGCGCGCCTGGTCCCCGCGGAAGAAGCGGTTGAACACCATGCCAAGCTGGTCCGGGGGGATGCCCGCGCCGGTGTCGCTCACCTCGAAGCGGGCGTGCCCGTCCGGCAGCGCGGTGACGGCGAGGGTGATGCGGCCGCCCGACGGCGTGAACCGCAGGGCGTTGGCAACGAGGTTCGTCAGCACCTGGTCCGTGCGCTCAGCGTCGGCCCAAACGCTGACGTTCGGCATGGCACGCACCTCGAGTTCCAGGCCCTTGGTTTCGGCGCGGGGCCGGAAGGCGTCGGCTACCGTGACCAGGAGGGCGGAAGCGTCCGCCTGGGCGAAATTCAACAGCACCTGGCCGGTCTCGACGCGCGACAGCAGGCTCAGGTCGTCGGCGAGCCTCTCGAGCCGCTGTACCTGCCGCCGCGCCGGCGCCGCCAGCTCCTCGGGCTTGAACACCCCGTCCTCGAGGCCCTCCAAGTAACCGCGCAAGTTCGACAGGGGGGTGCGGAACTCGTGCGCCACGTCGGCCATCAGTTGCACGCGGCGCTCCTCGCTACGCTCCAGCGTCTCCGCCATGACGTTGAACGCAGCGGCCAACTCGCCGATCTCGCCAGGAGCCCCGCCACCGAGCCGCTGGCTGTACTGCCCACCGGCGATGCGGCGGCTGGCGTGCGTGAGGGCGCGCAGGGGCCTAACCAGCCGCCGGGTGACGTACAACCCGACGACGCCGGCCGCGACTGCGGACGCCAACAGCGCCCACAGCAGTGACCGCGTGAGGGCGCGGCGAAAGCCCGCCTCCAGATCCGCGGCCATGACGTCGAACGACTGTGTGCCGCCAGCTTGCAGCGTTCCCATCATGTCGTCCACATGCCGCTGCAAGAAGAAGGGCGCCAGGGCCTCGCCCGCCAGGAACGTGGTGCCGGCGCCGACCACGATGACGAGCAAGTAGGCGGGCAGCAGCCGCCAGTAGAGGCTCGACTTGGGTGCTCTGGTCATGCCGTTACCTAGCCCACCTTGTAGCCGACGCCGCGGACCGTGACCAGCAACGTGTCGGCGCCGACGCTGGCCAGCTTCTGGCGCAGGTTGGAGATGTGCACGTCGACCACCCGGTCGACGCCGGCGAAATCGGGCCCCCACACGCGGTCGATCAGGTCGTTGCGGCTGAAGACGCGGCCCGGCGCACGCACGAGGGCGTATAGCAGGTCGAACTCGAGGGTCGTGAGGTCGACGGCGCGCCCGCCGAAGGTGGCCTGGCGCTGAAGCGGGTCGACTCGCAGACCGCGGTGCTCGACCGCGTCTCCCGCCTCCGACTCGCTCGCCCGGCTCCGCCGCAACACCGCCCGCACGCGTGCCACCAGCTCGCGGGGACTGAACGGCTTGACCACGTAATCGTCGGCGCCCAGCTCCAACCCCACGATGCGGTCGCTCTCCTCGCTACGGGCCGTGAGCATGATGATGGGCGTGCGCTGCTCGCGCCGTAAAGCGGTGATGAACTCGGGCCCACCCAGGCCCGGCAGCATCCAGTCGAGCACGATCAGGGCCGGCGGCGTTTGGAGCGCCAGCTGTAGGCCGGCGGCCCCGTCGTGAACCACGGTGACCTCGTAACCCTCGCGCGTGAGATAGGCGCTCACCACCTGCGCGGCGTCCCTGTCGTCCTCCACCACCAGGATGCGGCTCATCACGACCAAGCTAACACCCGCCGGAATCGGTACGAGCAAGCTGACGGCCCAACCTTACGTGAGCCTTACGCGCCGCTTAAACGGCCGCAACAACCCGCCGCTAACGTTAGTGGCATGAGAGCGATCCTGGAGCACGTCGGCCCTCACGGCTTCTGGCTGCTGCTGGCCTGCGTCGCGTTGGTGCTGCTCGTTCTCATCCTGGTACGGGCGCTCTTCCCCGACTTCTCCAGTGACGACCGGCGCGCAGCGCCCGGTACGGTCCTGGCCGAAAGTGTAACCACCGGCGAAACGGCCGATATCCGGGCCGGCAAGTCGGGCGCGGAAGAGGCCGGGCGAACCTGAAGCTAGTGAAGGATCCAAGTGGCCCGAAACTAACGCGCGGAAGCGGCCGGGCCCGCTCGAAGGCGAGAAAGGGACGGTACATGAGAATGAGATCGAGGAAATGGATGTTGACGCTTGCGCCCCTCCTGGTCCTGGTGGTCACCGCCATGCTGGTTCTGGCCACCCGGCCGGCACTGGCGACGGCGTCACTCGAGGGCGTGCAGGTGAGCGTGACCAAGTCGCCCCTGTGCGGCTGCTGCGAGGACTACATCGCCATCTTGCGCGGGCGCGGCGTGGACGTCGAGGTGATCGACACCGAAGACATCGCCGGCGCGAAGCTCGCGTTTGGCGTGCCGCCTAGCGCCTGGAGTTGCCACACCACCCAGGTGGGCGGCTACGCCGTCGAGGGCCACGTCCCCCTCGAGGCCGTCGAGCGCCTCCTAAGTGAACGACCCAAGGTTGACGGCATCGCGCTAGCCGGCATGCCCGCGGGCTCCCCCGGCATGAACGGCACCAAGACCGCGCCATTCCAGGTCGTCGCCTTCGACGCGAGGGGCGTACGCGCCTTCGGCGACTACTAGCGGGCTGCTCCGGTTGGCGGGTTCCCGTGGCAGTCGTGGGGAAGGGCACGGCCTGCCATCCGGCGCCGCTCGATGGGGTGTCCGAGGCCGCCCGATAAGGTGCCCGAGGCCGCCCTAAGTGTGTCCAGGCGTACACTGAAACCCAGTCCCGCCTGGACCCCGTCCCACCTGGGGTGGCTGCCGAGGAGAGTTTAGGTGAACCACTCGAACCACGATCACTCGAACCACGAAGAAGCTTCCAGCGCCGAGCCATCCCATGACGCTCACGATGCGCACGCGGAGCAGGCCCACGGAGCTCACGATTCACGCGCCGAGCAAGCCCACGACGCTCACAACGGCCACGGGGACCAAGGAGGTCACGACAAGCACGCGGGGCACTCGCCCGAGATGTTCCGCGACCGCTTCTGGTTCTCGCTCGTCCTGACGCTGCCGATCCTCTACTTCAGCGAACAGGTCCAGCAGATCCTCGGTTACCGGGCCGTCAGTTTCCCCGGTAGCGAGTGGGTCAACCCGCTGCTCGGAACCGTCCTCTTCTTCTACGGCGGCCTGGTCTTCTTGCAGGGAGCGCGTCACGAGCTCGCCGACCGTAAGCCAGGCATGATGACGTTGATCAGCCTGGCCATCACCGTCGCCTACGCCTACAGCATGGCCGTGGTGCTCGGTGTTCCGGGCATGCCGTTCTTCTGGGAGCTAGCCACCCTCATCGCCATCATGCTGCTCGGGCATTGGCTCGAGATGGCCAGCGTGCAGGGCGCGTCGCGGGCACTCGAGAATCTGGCGTCGCTGGTGCCGAACACCGCCCACCGCTTGACCAACGGCGCCACCGAAGAAGTGCCCGTGGCCGACCTGCGGCATGGTGATCACATCCTGGTGCGGCCCGGCGAGCAGTTGGCCGCCGACGGCATCGTGCTCGAGGGGCGCAGCAGCGTCAACGAATCGTTCCTGACCGGCGAGTCGCGTCCAGTCCCCAAGGAAGAGGGTGACGAGGTCGTGGCAGGCGCCGTGAACGGTGAGGGCGCCCTGACGGTGGAGGTCTCCCGCACCGGCGGCGAGACGACCCTGTCGCAGATCCAGCGCCTGGTGGCGGAGGCGCAATCGTCGCGCAGCCGCTACCAGAACCTCGCCGACCGCGCCGCCGGTTGGCTCTTCTTCATCGCTCTGGGGGCAGGCCTCTTGACGTTCGTCGTGTGGCTCTTGGTCACCAACGACCTGCAACAGGCCGTCACCCGGAGCGTGACCGTGCTGATCATCGCCTGCCCTCACGCCCTCGGCCTCGCCATCCCCCTCGTGATCGTCAACGCCACGGCCATGAGCGCCGCCAACGGCATCCTGGTGCGCAACCGCGAGGCGTTCGAGCGCGCCCGCAACATCGGCATCGTCGCCTTCGACAAGACCGGCACCCTCACCGAGGGCGCGTTCGGCGTGAGCGCCGTACACGCCGACGGCTTAGGCGAACGAGAGGCCTTGGGCATCATGGCGGCCCTCGAGACCCGCAGCGAACACCCGCTCGCCCAGGCCGTCGTCGAGGAGGCCCGAGCCCGCGAGGTCAGCGTGCCCGACTCGGGCGACTTCGAGGTCGTGGCCGGCAAGGGCGTGCGCGGCCGCATCGACGGCGTCACGTACTCCGTCGGCCGGCCGGAATGGATCGCGGAGCAGGGCCTCGACTTCCCGCCCGCCTTACGTAGCGCCCTGGAGGAGGCCGAGGCGCGCGGCGAGAGCGCCATCGCCCTCATGAACGAAGAGCGCGCCCTCGCTGTGGTCGGGTTGGCAGACCGCGTGCGGCAGAGCGCGAAAGCCACCATCCGCGGCCTCAAGGCTGCGGGCGTGGAGCCCGTGATGATCACCGGCGACGCCGAGGCGGTGGCTGCCACGGTGGCGCGCGAGCTGGGCATCGAGCGCTACTACGCGCGCGTCCTGCCGGGCGACAAGGCCACCAAGGTCCGCGAACTGCAGCGCACCGCCCCCACCGCCTTCGTGGGCGACGGCATCAACGACGCTCCCGCCCTGCTCGAGGCCGACCTCGGCATCGCCATCGGCGCCGGCACCAACGTCGCCATCGAGTCTGCCGACCTGGTACTGGTGGACGACGATCCCGCCGATGTGCTCGCCGCCCTCAAGCTCTCGCGCGCCACCTACCGCAAGATGATCCAGAACCTCGCTTGGGCCACCGGCTACAACGCCATCGCCCTGCCGCTAGCCGCCGGCGTGCTCGCCTGGGCCGGCTTCCTGCTCTCACCAGCCGTAGGTGCCCTGCTGATGAGCCTCTCGACGATCGTGGTGGCCATAAACGCCATGACGCTCAGGCGCACCAAGCTGCACGCCTGAAGCAGGCACGGACCGGGTGCCCGGTGCAACCGCAGCCGCCGGCGTCGTCATGCTGCGCAGGAAATCCCCGAAGGCGCCGTGTTGCCCGAACGCCACCCGGATGGGGCGCGAGCATTCGCGCCGACCCCCGCTGGTGAGCGCCTCCCGTCACTCGCGGTAGGCCGCTGCGGCCACCACGCTCATCACGCACAGCAGGAGAGTTTGGCCACGTCCTTGCTGGAGGTTTGCGCTGCCAACTTCAAGCCTTCCGCCCACGTCAGGTAGGGATGGAGCGTGGTGACAAGATCATCCGTCGTCAGGCCGAAGCGCACGGCCAGCGTCGCCTCGCCGATGATATCGCCGGCGTTCGCGGACACGACGTGCGCCCCGAGTAGGTGATTGCTACCAACCTCGGCCACCAGCTTGATGAGCCCGCGGTCCCGGCCGGACACGACCGCGCGCGACATCGCCGCGACGGGGAGCGTAACCACAGTAGGCTCACGCCCCACCGCCCGCGCTTCGGCCTCCGTCAACCCCACGGCTGCGAGTTGCGGATCGGTGAAGACCACGCGCGGCGTTACGCTCAAATCAAGCTGGGCCGCCCCGCGCCCCATGCCGTCGGCGAGGGCGGCCTGCGCGGCGATCCCACCGCCCGCGGCAGCGACGTAAACGAACTGGGGGCCGCCGGTGACGTCGCCGGCGGCGAACACATCGGGGTTCGATGTGCGCATGAACTCATCCACCCGCACGAACCCTTGCTCGTCCAGCTCCACCCCCGCGCGGTCCAAGCCTAGGCCGCTCGTGTTGGCTCGGCGGCCGGTTGCCACCAAGAGCTGCTCGGCTCGCAACGTCTCCCGCGCGCCGCCGCGCTCGACCTCCACCCGGTAACCCGCTTCGTGGCGAGCAACACGCGTAACCCGCACACTCGTCCGCAAAGTCAGGCCCTCCTCCGTGAGAGCGTCCGCGAGCACCCGCGAGAGTTCGGGATCCTCGCTCGGCAAGATTCGCGGGGCGACGTCGAGCACGTTGACCGTCACACCGAACCGCGCGAACATCTGGCCGAGCTCCAAGCCGATTGCTCCAGCACCGAGCACGATCATCGACGCCGGCAGCTTCTCGATCTCCATCGCGCTTGTGCTGGTCAGGGCGCCCGCCTCAGCCAGGCCCGGGATGGGCGGCATGGCGGGCGTGGCGCCGGTGGCGATCACCACCTTGCGCGCCCCCAGCTCCTCGTCCCCGACCCGCACGCGGCCGGCGCCAAGCAGCTCGGCCCGGCCACGCAGGAGCGACACTCCCGCGTAGAACGGCAGCACGTCGAGGTACTTCTCCTGCCGAAGCTTCCCTACCACGGCTCGTTTACGCGCGAGCGCCAGTTCCCACACGCTCTGCGACGCATCGGCCGTGGCACCTGGGAGGCACGTGCGGGCCTCGTGGTAACTAGCGGCCGCCTCGATAAGCAGCTTCGAGGGAATGCAGCCGACGTTGACGCAGGTGCCGCCCACCTCCTCGCCGCCCTCGACGATGGCTACGCGCGCGCCGAGCTCGTCGCCGCGAATGGCGGTAGCCATGCCCGCCCCACCCGTGCCGATGATCACTAGGTCGTAGTCGAACCACTCGTCATTAGCCATGCCGGCAGGCTAGGCTCTCCCCTTTGGGGGAGAGTCAAGCTGCCCGGTGGTGATGGGACGCGGCCGGCTCGGCAAGGTACACGCAACCCTCGCTTTCGCAAGCAGGCTTCGGGTGCTCTTCCGCCCACTTCACCCGGGCGGCTAGCTCCTCCTCCAACCGGCGCAGCTGCGCGAGGCGGTCTCGGACGGCGTGCAGGTGTCGAGCCAGAACCGCTCGAACCGCTGGGCATGGAGGGCCATCCTGATTGCGAGCCTGAAGAACGTCACCGATCTCCCTCAACGTCAAACCGAGCGCCTGTGCGCTGCGGATGAACTCCACGCGGGTAATGGCCTCGTCGCCGTAGTAGCGGTAGCCGTTCGCACCACGATCGGCTTCCAACAGTCCAGAATCCGTCCAGTAGCGCAGGGTCTTGACGGACTCGCGCGTGCGCTGAGCCAACTGCCCGATGGTCGCCATGTCCCATGGTAGTAGCGTCCGGCTCACCTGAACGTCTCCAATGTGATGGGCTCCTCGGGTTCTCGGGCGTTGGTACCCGTGCGCCGAGTCTGGGGTGTCGGTTAGCATCCGGCCATGACCCTCGACGAGTATCAGGCCAGCGCCCGCTCTTTGGCCGTCTACCCACGGCACGCCCGCATCCTCTACCCCGCCCTTAAGCTCGCAGGCGAGGCGGGCGAGGTGACGGAGAAGCTCGGGAAGCTCATGCGAGACGAAGGCTACCAGGCGGGCCAGGAGCTTACCCAGGAGCAGAACCAGGGCCTGGTGAAGGAGTTGGGTGACGTGCTCTGGTACGTGGCGAACCTGGCCGCCGACCTGGGCGTCAGCTTGGAAAGCGTGGGCGAGACGAACCTCGCGAAGCTGCGAAGCCGCAAGGAGCGCGGCGTGATCACCGGGAGTGGCGACGACCGTTAGGCGGCGTCAGGCCTTGAGCAGGTCGTAGATCACGCGCGCCTGGTTGTGCTCCTCGTCCTTGGCGCTGTAGACGAGGGTAACGTCGCCCTTCTTCGTCATGGCCTTGAGGCGCTCCAGCTCGGCGTTTCCCTTGAGTTCCTGCTTGTAACGCTTCTGGAACTCCGCCCAGCGCTCGGGGTCGTGCCCGAACCACTTGCGGAGCTCGGTGCTGGGGGCCACTTCCTTCGCCCACCAGTCGATGTCCGCCTCGTCCTTGCTGACCCCGCGGGGCCAGATCCTGTCGACCAGGACGCGAGTACCGTCGCTGGCGGCAGCAGTCTCGTAGGCTCTCTTGATCTTCAACATGCCCCAGGATAGACCCGCCTCGACACCCGGGCCGCGTCGGGTGACGCAGCTCCTCAGCCGCGAACGCCGTCAAGCCAGGCCTCGAAGCGCTGCATCACTCGCGCCAGGAACTCGTCGGTGCCGGGCACAGTGACGGTGCCGTCGGCGCTTATGAGGTCGGGCGGGTCGAAGGTGATGTACGCCTCGGGTTGGCCCAGCGTCGGGGCGTCCAGGTACGCCAGGCTGGTGCGCAGGTGCGCCTGCATCACGGCCGTGCCCACGCGGCCGGTCGAGGCGCCGGCGATCATCGTCGGCTTGTGAGCGAACACGTTCTCGGCCTTGGGCCTGGAGGCCCAGTCGATGGCGTTCTTGAGCACGCCCGGCATCGAGCGGTTGTATTCGGGCGACACGATCATGACGGCGTCGGCCCCGGCGATCACGCCCTTGAAGTCCCTCACGCTCTGTGGGCTGTTGGCCAGCAGGTCGTCGTCGTAGAGCGGCAGGCCGGCGAGGTTGGCATGCTCGAACTCCCAGTCCCCCGGTGCATGGCGCTCGAGTGCGAACGCGAGCCGCCGGTTGAGTGAGTCCGTTCGTAGGCTGCCCACCAGGACCGCTACCTTGGCGTTCATGACTCGACCTCCCTCTGCTGCCGCCCCCCGGAGCGGCCGCGTGACGACCGAGCGCCACGTGGTGAGGTTAAGCCCGTTTCGCCCCGGGGGTCGTGAGGTCCGTACCCCCGTCAACGCGCCGAGCGAAGCTGGGCGGCCCCGAGGCCATAGAGAGGAGAGTCCGTTCGTCACGGACTCTCCGGGGGGTTACTCGGCGTGGGCCCGCGCCGTCAACTGCGCCAGCGTGTCAACCGCGCCAGCGTCAACCGCGCTAGCGTCAACCGCGCCAGCGTGTCACCCACACTTGCTGTAGCCGCAGCTCTCGCACTTCTGGCAGCCCTCCTCGAACCGCAGCGGCGCGCCGCAGTCCGGACAGGCCTTGCCGTTGTTGAGGACGTTCTTGACGCCCACGGTCTCCAGCGCGACCGCCAGCAGGTCGGCCTTCGACGCCACCATTCGGCCCTGGTAAGTCCCGAACATGCCACCGTTGATGCCGCGCAGCGTCTTGACCAGCGCCTCCGCCGGCACGCCGTACTGCAGCGCGATCGAGACGACGCGTCCAAGCGCCTCGCTGTCGGCGTTCGCCTCGTCACCGGCCTTGCCCGAGACGATGAACACCTCGGCAGGCAGCCCGTCTTGCATGTTGACGGTCACGAAGAAACCGCGCTTCTCGCCGCTCGGCAGCATGAGCTTCACCGAGTCGGTGAAGCCCGACAAGCGCGTGGGGCGGTTGAACAGGGGTTCGCCGGGGAGGCGATCCTCGCTCGGTGCCGGTGTGGCCGGCCGGCCCTGCGGGGTCGGGTCCTGGGCGGCGGTTACCGTCCTGGAGCCGTCGGCGCTGGCGGCCATGGCGTGCGGGGCCGGTTGTGATACGCCCGCGGCGGCGGTCGAGATCACGTTGGCGGAGGCGCCGCCGAGGTCGGTCGTTGGGGCGGGAGCCGCGGCCTGCCGGGTCGGCTCCATGGTCGGCTCCTTGCTCGGTTCCTTCTGGGCGTCCTTGGAGGTCGAGAGCACCTGGAAGTCACGGGAGCCGTCGCGGTAGACCGTGATCCCCTTGCACCCGGTGGCGAAGGCCAAGCGGTAAGCGTCGAACACGTCGGCCGTCGTAGCCTGGTTCGGCAGGTTGATGGTCTTGGAGATGGAGTTGGCCGCACGGTCGCCGTCGTCGAACGCCCGTTGCACCACCCCCTGCATGCGCACGTGGCCCGCCGGGCTGATGTCGTGGGCACAGACCAGCACCGCACGCACCTTCTCGGGTATGAAGTGCAGGCCCTGGACGGAGCCGTGGTTGCCCTGCACTGCGGCGACGACCTTCTCCCAGTCCCAACGCCCATCCAGCTCGTAATCGGGGTGCGGCGCGTGCTCCTCGAGCAGTTCCTGGAACAAGGGGTGGATGAGCGCATGGTAGCTGGTGCCGATCTTGCGGTAGATGAACGGCGCGAACACCGGCTCCACGCCCGAAGACACGCCCATCAGCATGCTGGTCGTACCCGTGGGGGCGACCGTGAGGATGGCGACGTTGCGGCGCGGCGTGGTCAGGTCGCTGACGTCGTACAGGGGAAACGCGCCGCGCTCGGCGGCGAGCGCCTGCGAGGCCTGGGTGGCGGCGTTGCGCAGCGCGCCGATTATGGCCGCCACGGCGTCGCGGCCCTCGTCGGAGTCGTAGCCGTAACCCATCAGGATGAGGGCGTCGGCGAGGCCCATGACGCCCAAGCCCAGGCGGCGCAGCTTCATGCTCATCTCGCGGTTGTCCTCGAGCGCGAACTTGTTGACGTCGAGGACGTTGTCGAGGAAGCGCACGCAGGTCGTCACGTCCGCCGTGTAGCGGTCGAAGTCGTAACCGGCGAGCCCGACGTCGCGCTGCGTGACGTAGGCGGCCAGGTTGATGGCGCCCAGGTCGCACGGCTCGCCCGGGTAGAGCGGGATCTCGCCGCACGGGTTGGTGCTGCGGATGTCGCCCATGGCGCTGCGCATGGGGTTGTGCTCGTTGATGCGGTCGACGTAGATGAGCCCGGGCTCGCCCGTCGCCCAGGCATGCTGGGCGATCTCCCAGAGCGTGCCGCGGCCATGCTCGCCGCTCCCCTGGTCCATGAACTCGTTGGTCACGAGGACCGAGATGTTGAAGGTGCTGATGTCGCCCTCGGCGCGTTCGCGGTCGAGGTCCTTGGCCGTCACGAAGTCCTGCAGGTCGGGGTGGGTGATGGCGAGGGTGGCCATGCCGGCGCCGCGGCGCGTGTTGTGAGTGACGAAGCCGCCGGCCAGGTAGGTCTTGTTCTCGTCCACCGATAGGTCGAGCGTGAGGGCCCGCCCAGCCGGCTTCACGCTGGCCACACCCACGTAGTACTCGTCGTGGCCGAACTCCGGCTGGTCGGCCTCGTGGGAGGAGGTGCGCAGCCCGTGGCACGTGACACTGATGCGGAGTTCGCCGGGTGTAGCGCCTGGCGTGGCCTGGCGCGTCGCGCTGAAAACCGCTGGCCGGCCCGTGGTTCCCACCGGCACGGACCTGAAGCTCTCGGCAGGCGCCGCTGCAGGGTGTGGGAGCTGCCACGACTGCTCCACGCTTTCCGGCACGGCTCCCTCTGCCGCCTCCAACCGGGAGCCCTCGAGGAAGCCGACGCGCTCG encodes:
- a CDS encoding adenosylcobalamin-dependent ribonucleoside-diphosphate reductase, yielding MQTLERTGGSEKRAGGAGYSPFGRNAMVDNSSSNPGASNVGFDPHAVSIAKRQYFQPGEESVEAMFHRVAAWVAQPERPELRDEQADRFYRLMASKSFCPGGRVLAGANTLHGNVLNCFVQDGSPEQPGTDAWVLNLARKLALVTKVGGGNGVNLDPIAPKRHFTGTTGRLYLTAGRSHADYQKIRSGTFFDVAKGEMVTRGYRAGTFVERDHLPAGVSVRLVGDSVDDIWQAAADAVTAMLAGRDIVVDLSDLRAEGTPVAGSGGTSSGPSSFAVEVYDNFAVWAGLGGARFAGPVATLRHLFAPTLRAIRQGGCLHPDTLVNTSKGTLRLSELVDAHQTGWQDHYLKVATDEGWKASPRGFNNGVVETLRVTLANGQSLRGTRNHKLKVIRENGRREWVEFDDLTTSDRVIQVLDQHTGAPVTLQPVDPPEGGAKLGLMPGRLTERMAFFLGYLWGDGFVASGRVGISVAHGSPMQTEAPRLFEELFGLSASVEQGPDAGTVSYVADCPHLGAWLEANGLDKPGTREAAIPRAVRMSSRPVVGAFLRGLFEASGSLSRGVPQVSTASPLLAEDVATMLAGLGIPSKLTASSGTHDRNASGKVHRLSVVSHKGLKRFVERVGFLEGSRLEAAEGAVPESVEQSWQLPHPAAAPAESFRSVPVGTTGRPAVFSATRQATPGATPGELRISVTCHGLRTSSHEADQPEFGHDEYYVGVASVKPAGRALTLDLSVDENKTYLAGGFVTHNTRRGAGMATLAITHPDLQDFVTAKDLDRERAEGDISTFNISVLVTNEFMDQGSGEHGRGTLWEIAQHAWATGEPGLIYVDRINEHNPMRSAMGDIRSTNPCGEIPLYPGEPCDLGAINLAAYVTQRDVGLAGYDFDRYTADVTTCVRFLDNVLDVNKFALEDNREMSMKLRRLGLGVMGLADALILMGYGYDSDEGRDAVAAIIGALRNAATQASQALAAERGAFPLYDVSDLTTPRRNVAILTVAPTGTTSMLMGVSSGVEPVFAPFIYRKIGTSYHALIHPLFQELLEEHAPHPDYELDGRWDWEKVVAAVQGNHGSVQGLHFIPEKVRAVLVCAHDISPAGHVRMQGVVQRAFDDGDRAANSISKTINLPNQATTADVFDAYRLAFATGCKGITVYRDGSRDFQVLSTSKDAQKEPSKEPTMEPTRQAAAPAPTTDLGGASANVISTAAAGVSQPAPHAMAASADGSRTVTAAQDPTPQGRPATPAPSEDRLPGEPLFNRPTRLSGFTDSVKLMLPSGEKRGFFVTVNMQDGLPAEVFIVSGKAGDEANADSEALGRVVSIALQYGVPAEALVKTLRGINGGMFGTYQGRMVASKADLLAVALETVGVKNVLNNGKACPDCGAPLRFEEGCQKCESCGYSKCG